A window of Cucurbita pepo subsp. pepo cultivar mu-cu-16 chromosome LG06, ASM280686v2, whole genome shotgun sequence contains these coding sequences:
- the LOC111797507 gene encoding putative pentatricopeptide repeat-containing protein At5g43820 — protein MAFGASRRYLSYQFKGCLLGRLTGGRYHYPLPYLPSLSSALSYLSSTLDEPSNLFDDVSVLGNGIRYQRSIDERFVMRELSDLLLVNPYGSVSDTVKENHTEKQMSIRTVDGFLRPEEKLRGVFLQKLNGKTAIEHALANTDVNLSQDVVNKVLNTGSLGSEAMITFFDWAIKQPSIPTDTSSYNIILKALGRRRFFDSMMDVLHNMTRKGVIVNMETVSIVVDSLVKARQVSKALQLFKNLKEYGLKCDTETLNILLQCMCRRSHVGAASSFFNLIKGSVPFNAMSYNILISGWSRYGRLSEVERILKAMEADGFSPDCLTYTYLLECLGRANRIDDAVKIFDEMVAKGCTPDVGSYNAMISNFICIGDFDECLTYYKRMLSNKCEPDINTYSNLIIAFLKAKKVADALEMFDEMVVRIIPTTGAITSFMKLSCSYGPPHAAMLIYKKAKKVGCRISKNAYKLLLMRLSLFGKFGMLLNIWNEMQESGYDLDVETYEHAIDCLCKTGQLENAVLVMGECLRQGFLPSRKIRSKLNNKLLASNRTEMAYRLWLKIKVARHQDNLQRCWRAKGWHY, from the coding sequence ATGGCATTCGGCGCTTCCCGGCGCTATCTTTCGTATCAATTCAAAGGGTGCTTGTTGGGACGTCTCACCGGTGGCAGGTATCATTATCCCTTACCTTATCTGCCTTCGCTCTCATCGGCTTTATCATACTTGTCTTCAACCCTAGATGAACCATCAAATCTATTTGATGATGTTAGTGTTTTGGGTAATGGGATTCGGTATCAACGCAGTATCGACGAGCGCTTCGTTATGAGAGAGCTTTCTGATCTTTTACTAGTCAATCCTTATGGTTCGGTTTCTGACACCGTCAAAGAGAATCATACTGAGAAACAGATGTCAATTAGGACGGTTGATGGATTTTTACGACCAGAAGAAAAATTGCGAGGTGTTTTCCTTCAAAAACTGAATGGTAAAACAGCAATTGAACATGCTTTAGCTAATACTGATGTGAATTTGAGCCAAGATGTTGTGAACAAAGTACTGAACACGGGTAGTTTAGGTAGCGAAGCTATGATTACCTTCTTTGATTGGGCTATTAAGCAGCCGTCGATACCTACAGATACTTCTAGTTACAACATAATTCTTAAAGCTTTAGGTAGAAGAAGGTTTTTTGACTCAATGATGGATGTTTTGCACAACATGACACGGAAGGGAGTGATTGTGAATATGGAAACAGTATCCATTGTGGTAGACAGTTTGGTCAAGGCTCGCCAAGTTTCTAAGGCActtcaattattcaaaaacTTGAAAGAATATGGGTTGAAATGTGACACTGAAACCTTGAATATTCTTCTACAATGCATGTGTCGACGATCTCACGTGGGCGCTGCAAGCTccttctttaatttaataaaggGAAGTGTTCCTTTCAATGCTATGTcatataacattttaattagtGGATGGTCAAGATATGGTAGGCTTAGTGAAGTTGAGAGAATTTTGAAAGCAATGGAAGCTGATGGATTTTCTCCAGATTGTCTGACCTACACTTATCTTCTTGAGTGTCTTGGCAGAGCTAATCGCATTGATGATGCTGTCAAGATCTTTGATGAAATGGTTGCAAAAGGCTGTACGCCAGATGTTGGTTCTTATAATGCAATGATCTCCAACTTTATATGCATAGGTGATTTTGATGAATGCCTGACCTATTACAAACGTATGTTGAGCAATAAATGTGAACCCGACATCAACACCTATTCCAATTTGATTATTGCCTTTCTTAAAGCCAAGAAAGTGGCTGATGCACTAGAAATGTTTGATGAGATGGTGGTAAGAATTATTCCCACTACGGGGGCAATAACATCCTTTATGAAACTTAGCTGTAGTTATGGTCCTCCGCACGCAGCTATGTTAATCTacaaaaaagcaaaaaaagtTGGATGTAGGATATCCAAGAATGCTTACAAATTGTTGCTTATGCGGCTTTCTTTGTTTGGTAAATTTGGtatgctattaaatatatgGAATGAGATGCAAGAAAGTGGTTATGATCTTGACGTGGAAACTTATGAACATGCCATTGACTGCCTTTGTAAAACAGGGCAGCTTGAAAATGCTGTACTTGTCATGGGGGAATGTTTACGTCAGGGTTTCTTACCAAGTAGGAAAATACGTAGTAAGCTTAATAACAAACTGTTGGCCTCTAACAGAACAGAGATGGCATATAGGCTCTGGTTGAAAATCAAAGTTGCTCGTCATCAGGACAATTTGCAAAGATGTTGGCGTGCCAAGGGATGGCATTATTGA
- the LOC111797508 gene encoding Fanconi anemia group J protein: MVYAKGRTNKPNPTHQLTKKVYPIGGIQVEFPYRPYGSQLAFMGRVISTLDRAQREGHCHALLESPTGTGKSLSLLCSTLAWQKNYKIKNQDANSCHSKPAPEAATDPLAFGGGFIPEMQPSTSVNTESSLPVQNNKSQKKKTAPTIYYASRTHSQISQVIREYRKTSYRVPMAVLASRKHFCTNPHVRGKDNIDEQCKLLLRDQDAGCYEFKNFNKVKSHPTLQRGGCHEVHDIEDLVKVGEVVKGCSYYAARSMADDAQLVFCPYSYVVNPVIRGAMDVDIKGAIVILDEAHNIEDIARHAGSVDLDEDILNKLQMELEQLCYTDSLVYQPLYEMTQDLISWIDQRKTTLQKREFQHYVTCWTGNHALRELQEANITQQCFPILLECATKAIKAGLDTESDAPHLSGLSVITLEGLFSSLTYFFSRNGCHMSDYQLALQRHVKRDPGNVHVDWTHTFSLWCLNPAVVFRDIGDLSLSVILTSGTLSPMNSFSSELGVQFGTSLEAPHVIDVESQVWPAIISSGPGNYPLNGSYKTADGYAFQDALGKSLEEIFLIVPGGCLVFFPSYKLMEKLQNRWSETGQWSRLNARKSLFVEPRGGTQEDFDSILKGYYDTIRLGDNFVVEKKRRGKKVKPNHPYVIGCENPKEGAALFAVFRGKVSEGIDFSDDNARVVIIVGIPFPNINDIQVSLKKKFNDTYKLSKNLLSGNEWYCQQAFRALNQAAGRCIRHKFDYGAIVLLDERFQEERNRAYISKWLRKSIKQFDNFEQSMEGLKSFFSDIKERISKNTESDLQKFENEEHITLTDPGSFRRKKIEKFDKTYCGQKVHEDPKNCIIDLECSVETDTRNHEFLSMATDLQVPDSPIAQETPCVDVGGIPSPGDSKDERSTSTIIEAYSEFPDQFSNHSLCFTKSTRSPLTSETSMLHTPERNVAANAYSFARETESLDMSVNSHTQKRRKSMGLTITKLAQEEFVADPKTKNPKCNSLDKSSIISGSLNSPKDTSYEIVLTEGKSKSSNVPQVLNLNDTLPVCLSAGLPMDKKLHLSCALCRNPLGRPENHLYLSCSFTVSSKTHLISTYKESLKPQNANLPTNIPVVMTDILFVNQRLLVRSSKGSGRGIWSEEDGCVFNSVFCPFCCTDNCIGVQIMATDASNIQLLDKVMFYLERLEIQDLKANTEKASVNKEILPVSSSAKNKSAVMEPIENFSYSPGPLTSGGWRSTKLKVRRKETS; encoded by the exons ATGGTATATGCGAAAGGGAGGACGAACAAGCCCAATCCGACTCATCAGCTCACAAAGAAAGTCTACCCGATTGGTGGCATCCAAGTGGAATTTCCATACCGACCCTACGGTTCGCAGCTCGCATTCATGGGTAGAGTTATATCCACCCTTGATCGAGCCCAAAGAGAAGGCCATTGCCATGCATTGCTGGAATCTCCGACTGGAACCGGGAAGTCACTTTCACTTCTGTGTTCGACTCTCGCCTGGCAGAAGAACTATAAGATAAAGAATCAGGATGCTAATTCTTGTCACTCGAAGCCTGCTCCAGAGGCTGCCACAGACCCTCTTGCTTTTGGCGGTGGATTTATTCCAGAAATGCAGCCGTCAA CGTCTGTAAATACGGAGTCATCTCTTCCAGTGCAAAACAACAAAAgccagaagaaaaaaacagccCCAACCATATACTATGCCTC GAGGACACATTCACAGATATCACAAGTGATCCGCGAGTATAGGAAAACTTCCTATCGAGTGCCTATGGCAGTGTTG GCATCTAGGAAACATTTCTGCACAAATCCTCATGTACGAGGGAAAGATAACATAGATGAACAATG CAAACTACTATTGAGGGATCAAGATGCAGGATGCTATGAATTTAA AAATTTCAACAAGGTTAAAAGTCATCCAACTCTTCAGAGAGGAGGATGTCATGAAGTTCATGACATTGAAGATTTGGTGAAAGTTGGAGAAGTGGTAAAAG GTTGTTCATACTATGCAGCTCGTTCTATGGCAGACGATGCACAGCTGGTGTTTTGCCCATATAGCTATGTTGTCAATCCAGTTATTCGAGGAGCAATGGATGTAGATATTAAGGGTGCGATTGTGATTCTTGATGAAGCCCA taATATAGAGGATATTGCCCGTCATGCTGGTAGTGTGGACCTTGACGAGGATATTTTAAATA AATTGCAGATGGAGTTAGAGCAACTATGTTATACTGATTCTTTGGTTTACCAGCCACTGTATGAAATGACACAG GATCTCATAAGTTGGATTGACCAGAGGAAGACCACACTGCAGAAGCGCGAGTTTCAGCATTATGTCACCTG TTGGACTGGCAATCATGCTCTAAGGGAACTCCAAGAAGCTAATATAACTCAACAATGCTTCCCCATTTTGCTTGAATGTGCAACTAAG GCTATTAAAGCAGGATTAGATACGGAGTCTGATGCTCCACATTTGAGTGGCCTGTCAGTGATAACGCTGGAAG GGTTATTCTCTTCACTGACATATTTTTTCTCAAGAAATGGTTGCCACATGTCTGATTACCAGCTTGCATTACAACGCCATGTTAAAAGAGATCCTG GAAATGTTCATGTTGACTGGACGCATACTTTCAGTTTGTGGTGCTTGAATCCAGCTGTTGTATTTAGAGACATTGGCGATCTTTCCTTATCAGTTATCTTGACATCTGG GACCCTGTCACCTATGAATTCCTTCTCATCTGAACTTGGAGTTCAGTTTGGAACTTCACTGGAAGCTCCTCATGTAATTGACGTGGAATCACAG GTGTGGCCAGCTATTATATCAAGTGGTCCAGGAAACTATCCACTCAATGGAAGTTATAAAACAGCCGATGGATATGCATTCCag GATGCCCTAGGAAAATCTCTGGAGGAGATATTTTTGATCGTTCCTGGTGGCTGTCTAGTGTTCTTCCCTAGTTATAAGCTGATGGAGAAACTCCAAAATCGTTGGTCTGAAACTGGTCAATGGTCTCGACTGAATGCAAGGAAGTCCCTATTTGTTG AGCCAAGGGGAGGAACTCAAGAGGATTTTGATTCCATTTTGAAAGGATATTATGATACCATACGTCTTGGTGATAACTTCGTAGTCGAGAAGAAGAGGCGAGGTAAGAAGGTTAAACCCAATCACCCATATGTGATTGGCTGTGAAAATCCCAAGGAAGGTGCAGCACTCTTTGCAGTTTTTCGAGGAAAG GTTTCAGAAGGAATAGACTTTTCTGATGATAATGCTAGAGTGGTT ATAATAGTTGGTATTCCATTTCCAAATAT AAATGATATTCAAGtttcattaaagaaaaagttcaatgACACATATAAACTATCCAAAAACCTTTTAAGTGGAAATGAGTGGTATTGTCAACAGGCCTTCCGAGCTTTAAATCAAGCTGCAG GACGCTGTATTCGACACAAGTTTGACTATGGTGCCATTGTCCTATTAG ATGAGCGTTTTCAGGAAGAGAGGAACAGGGCATACATTTCAAAGTGGCTAAGAAAATCCATTAAACAATTTGATAACTTCGAACAGTCTATGGAGGGCCTAAAATCCTTTTTCAGCGACATTAAG GAGCGCATTAGCAAGAATACAGAAAGTGACTTGCAGAAATTTGAGAATGAGGAGCACATTACTCTTACAGACCCTGGTAGTTttagaagaaagaagatagaGAAATTTGACAAAACCTATTGTGGGCAGAAA GTTCATGAGGATCCTAAAAACTGTATAATTGATCTGGAGTGCAGTGTTGAAACAGATACGAG GAACCATGAGTTTCTATCTATGGCAACCGACCTTCAAGTTCCAGATTCACCAATTGCGCAGGAGACTCcttgtgttgatgttggaggCATCCCTAGTCCGGGAGACTCCAAAGATGAGCGATCGACTTCAACCATAATTGAGGCCTACTCTGAGTTTCCCGATCAATTCTCTAACCATTCTTTATGTTTTACGAAATCAACAAGATCTCCTCTTACATCCGAAACTTCAATGCTACATACTCCTGAAAGAAATGTTGCTGCAAATGCCTACAGCTTTGCACGAGAAACAGAGTCTTTGGATATGAGTGTAAATTCTCATACCCAGAAAAGGAGGAAGTCTATGGGTTTAACTATTACCAAACTTGCTCAAGAAGAGTTTGTTGCTGATcccaaaaccaaaaacccCAAATGCAACAGCTTGGACAAAAGCTCAATAATTAGCGGAAGTTTAAATAGCCCAAAAGATACTAGTTATGAGATTGTTCTCACAGAAGGGAAGTCTAAGAGTTCAAATGTTCCCCAAGTGCTCAATCTAAATGACACCCTTCCTGTTTGTCTGTCTGCTGGCCTTCCAATGGACAAAAAGTTGCATCTATCTTGTGCACTTTGTAGAAACCCACTGGGTCGTCCGGAGAACCATTTATATCTATCGTGCTCATTTACAGTATCATCAAAAACACACTTAATATCGACATATAAGGAAAGCTTAAAACCTCAAAATGCTAATTTGCCAACAAATATACCGGTTGTTATGACAGACATCTTATTTGTTAACCAGAGGCTCCTAGTTAGGTCTTCAAAAGGTTCAGGACGTGGTATCTGGAGTGAGGAGGATGGTTGTGTATTCAATTCTGTCTTTTGCCCCTTCTGTTGCACTGACAACTGCATTGGTGTACAGATCATGGCAACTGATGCATCAAATATTCAGTTACTTGATAAG GTGATGTTTTACCTGGAGCGTTTGGAGATCCAAGACCTAAAAGCAAATACAGAGAAGGCTTCAGTAAACAAG GAAATATTACCTGTTAGTAGCTCAGCCAAGAATAAGTCGGCCGTCATGGAACCCATTGAAAATTTTTCGTACTCCCCTGGGCCGCTAACCTCAGGAGGATGGAGgtctacaaaattgaaagtcagACGGAAGGAAACTTCATAG
- the LOC111797511 gene encoding WUSCHEL-related homeobox 8-like encodes MMEWQNQQQQQNQTEQLQMQMQVEQLSNAADGVGGLYVKVMTDEQMELLRQQISVYASICDQLVEMHKAITAQQDLAGMRLGNLYCDPIMACAAGHKITARQRWTPTPVQLQILERIFDEGNGTPSKQKIKDITLQLIQYGQISEANVYNWFQNRRARSKRKQANSVPNNADSEPETEVDSPKEKKTKPETFQAYEHFVPKLSNVYSQRSELGAEILSFDTQTNKGEPMFQSFGSGHISQMTPTQNHRNNMSNEKMNVPDYSPCEGYHLVE; translated from the exons ATGATGGAGTGGCAGaatcagcagcagcaacagaaCCAAACTGAGCAATTGCAAATGCAAATGCAGGTGGAGCAATTGAGCAACGCCGCCGATGGAGTTGGTGGCCTCTACGTCAAGGTGATGACCGATGAGCAAATGGAGCTCCTAAGGCAGCAGATCTCTGTCTATGCTTCCATCTGTGACCAACTTGTCGAGATGCATAAGGCAATCACCGCCCAGCAGGACCTTGCCg GAATGAGGCTTGGGAATCTTTACTGTGATCCAATAATGGCTTGTGCTGCTGGTCACAAGATAACTGCTAGGCAGCGGTGGACGCCCACACCTGTGCAGCTTCAAATTCTTGAGCGGATTTTTGATGAGGGCAATGGGACCCCAAGCAAGCAGAAGATCAAGGATATAACTCTACAGCTGATACAATATGGTCAAATTTCAGAAGCAAACGTTTATAATTGGTTTCAAAACAGGAGGGCTCGTTCAAAAAGAAAGCAAGCAAATTCAGTACCAAATAATGCAGACTCAGAACCAGAGACCGAAGTTGATTCTCCAAAGGAGAAAAAGACTAAACCAGAAACCTTCCAAGCTTATGAACATTTTGTTCCGAAGTTGAGCAACGTGTATTCTCAGAGATCTGAATTAGGTGCTGAAATCCTTTCCTTTGACACACAAACGAATAAAGGGGAGCCCATGTTTCAATCTTTTGGATCTGGTCATATCAGTCAGATGACCCCAACACAGAATCATA GAAATAATAtgtcaaatgaaaaaatgaacgTACCGGACTACTCTCCTTGTGAAGGATATCACTTGGTTGAGTGA
- the LOC111797509 gene encoding putative 12-oxophytodienoate reductase 11, which translates to MTSLQTNSFPATPELRSDGGSQVQQPPTLLSPYDMGRFSLSHRIVLAPLSRLRSYNFTAQPHAALYYSQRATMGGFLIGEASGISETAQGYPNTPGIWRTEHVEAWKPIVKAVHDKGGIFFCQLWHTGRVSYRSFQPNGDPPISCTDKPPATEKDICGSTVPEYPPPQPLTAEGITQVVNDYRVAARNAMEAGFDGVEIHGGNGYLIDQFLKDQVNDRRDDEYGGSLENRCRFALEVVKAVSEEIGGHRVGIRLSPFANYNDCGDSDPETLGEFMCKSLNRYGILYCHMIEPRMVTQFEKREGEGRSLLAIRKAFKGTFIVAGGYDKEEGEKVIRNGGADLVAFGRLFLANPDLPKRFELGAALNKYDRSTFYTHDPVIGYTDYPFLEMH; encoded by the exons ATGACTTCTTTACAAACTAATTCGTTCCCGGCAACCCCCGAACTCCGATCCGACGGCGGCAGCCAAGTTCAGCAGCCGCCGACCCTTCTGTCTCCCTACGACATGGGACGCTTCTCTCTTTCCCACAG gATTGTGTTGGCCCCACTCTCGAGGTTAAGGTCTTACAATTTCACGGCTCAACCGCACGCCGCTCTGTACTATTCTCAGAGGGCGACCATGGGCGGTTTCTTGATCGGAGAAGCCTCTGGAATCTCTGAAACTGCTCAAGG GTACCCAAACACTCCTGGAATTTGGAGGACAGAGCATGTGGAAGCTTGGAAGCCAATAGTGAAGGCTGTTCATGACAAAGGTGGCATCTTCTTCTGTCAGCTGTGGCATACTGGAAGAGTTTCCTATCGTT CTTTTCAGCCAAATGGTGATCCTCCAATATCGTGTACGGACAAGCCACCAGCGACTGAGAAAGATATATGCGGAAGCACAGTACCGGAATATCCCCCTCCTCAGCCACTAACGGCGGAGGGGATTACTCAAGTGGTCAACGATTACAGGGTTGCAGCCAGAAATGCCATGGAAGCTG GTTTCGACGGAGTTGAGATTCACGGCGGCAATGGGTACTTAATCGATCAGTTTCTCAAAGACCAAGTGAACGACAGAAGGGATGATGAATATGGAGGAAGTTTAGAAAACCGCTGCAGATTTGCTCTGGAAGTAGTGAAAGCTGTGAGTGAAGAGATCGGCGGGCACCGAGTCGGAATTCGGCTATCGCCATTCGCCAATTACAATGACTGCGGCGACTCTGATCCCGAAACTCTAGGCGAGTTCATGTGCAAATCCTTGAACAGATATGGGATATTGTATTGCCACATGATCGAGCCGAGGATGGTAACTCAGTTTGAGAAAAGGGAGGGTGAAGGAAGAAGTTTGTTGGCGATAAGAAAGGCGTTTAAAGGAACGTTCATTGTGGCTGGCGGATACGACAAGGAGGAGGGAGAGAAAGTGATTAGAAATGGCGGTGCTGATCTTGTTGCTTTTGGGAGGTTGTTTTTGGCGAACCCAGATTTGCCTAAAAGATTTGAACTTGGTGCTGCCCTTAACAAGTACGATCGTAGTACTTTCTACACTCATGACCCTGTAATTGGCTACACTGACTATCCTTTTCTTGAAATGCATTGA
- the LOC111797513 gene encoding HMG1/2-like protein — protein sequence MKGGKSKSESKKADTKLAVKKGAANAGKKGSKKAAKDPNKPKRPASAFFVFMEEFRKKFNEENPNNKAVSAVGKAAGQKWKSMSEADKAPYVAKADKRKVEYEKVMKAYNKKQASGANAAEEDESEKSVSEVNDDEEGDEGSEEEDDDE from the exons ATGAAAGGCGGAAAATCGAAGTCGGAGTCGAAGAAAGCAGACACCaa GCTTGCAGTGAAGAAAGGTGCAGCCAACGCGGGCAAAAAAGGAAGTAAGAAGGCAGCGAAAGATCCTAACAAGCCCAAGAGGCCCGCCAGTGCCTTCTTcgtttttat GGAAGAGTTCAGGAAGAAGTTCAATGAGGAGAATCCGAATAACAAAGCAGTGTCTGCT GTTGGTAAGGCTGCTGGACAGAAATGGAAATCGATGTCAGAAGCT GATAAAGCACCTTACGTTGCCAAGGCTGACAAGAGGAAGGTTGAATATGAAAAAGTTATGAAGGCCTATAACAAGAAACAG GCCAGTGGAGCCAATGCTgcagaagaagatgaatcTGAGAAATCAGTGTCTGAGGTGAATGATGATGAGGAAGGAGATGAGGGCAGCGAAGAG GAGGACGATGACGAGTGA
- the LOC111797512 gene encoding DNA repair RAD52-like protein 2, chloroplastic translates to MVIYAQSQLSGPHLPALSSPLPSSHSVSEVRLPLISTTPKHRHLRVVCSSSDKKGVPNSNYVVPLNKSFSAANSSCITRPLAEILRDLNKRIPDNIAQKVPESATFIPWFHANRMLSFYAPGWCGEIRDVIFSDNGSVTVVYRVTVRGSDGEAHRESTGTVSATNGSNEDPVAAAEEIAFCKACARFGLGLYLYHEE, encoded by the coding sequence ATGGTTATCTATGCCCAATCCCAGCTCTCAGGGCCCCACCTCCCTGCATTATCATCCCCCCTTCCCTCTTCCCACTCTGTTAGTGAGGTTCGCCTCCCCCTAATTTCTACCACTCCAAAACACCGCCATCTTCGTGTTGTATGCTCCAGCAGTGATAAGAAGGGAGTACCCAATTCCAACTATGTTGTGCCGCtcaataaatcattttccGCAGCTAACTCATCCTGCATCACCCGACCCCTTGCCGAGATCCTCCGGGATCTAAACAAGAGAATCCCCGATAACATCGCCCAGAAAGTTCCTGAATCCGCTACTTTCATCCCTTGGTTTCATGCCAATAGAATGCTGAGTTTCTACGCCCCTGGATGGTGTGGAGAAATACGAGACGTTATATTCTCCGACAATGGAAGCGTGACTGTGGTGTATCGTGTGACTGTAAGAGGATCTGATGGAGAGGCACACCGTGAATCGACTGGAACAGTATCAGCCACCAATGGCAGTAATGAAGATCCTGTAGCTGCGGCGGAGGAAATAGCTTTTTGCAAGGCTTGTGCAAGATTTGGGCTCGGATTGTATCTGTACcatgaagaatga
- the LOC111797510 gene encoding probable serine/threonine-protein kinase PBL21 isoform X1, with product MSWFSCIRPRRKDAGKVEIDNGSRRGNSYSNDIGKGKESQPSNGNNRKCGAARSFPFRELAMATRGFKEVNLIGEGGFGRVYKGRLGTGQLVAIKQLDRKGLQGYQEFIVEVLMLSLLDDSNLVTLIGYCTDGDQRLLVYEYMSMGSLENHLFGLSPERPPLSWNTRIKIALGAAQGLEYLHCTANPPVIYRDLKSANILLDDDFNPKLSDFGLAKLGPVGDNTHVSTRVMGTQGYCAPEYAMSGKLTLKSDIYCFGVVLLEIITGRKAIDSTKKPGEQNLVVWSRPFLKDRRKFIQLIDPLLEGRYHLRCVHHAIAIAAMCLQEQPTFRPIVSDIVVALEYLASQSCGSEQPRDEVPSPSKPSPQKDRRSPVQASRCGKNSRFM from the exons ATGAGCTGGTTTTCTTGCATTCGTCCCCGTCGTAAAGACGCCGGCAAGGTCGAAATCGACAACG GGAGTCGGAGGGGGAACTCCTATTCAAATG ACATTGGAAAGGGGAAGGAATCACAACCCAGCAATGGAAACAACCGGAAATGTGGGGCTGCACGAAGCTTCCCATTTCGCGAGTTAGCCATGGCCACGAGAGGCTTCAAGGAAGTTAACTTGATTGGTGAAGGCGGTTTTGGAAGAGTTTACAAAGGACGATTAGGAACAGGCCAG CTCGTTGCGATTAAACAACTCGACCGTAAAGGTCTTCAGGGATATCAGGAATTCATCGTAGAAGTTCTCATGTTAAGTTTATTAGATGATAGTAATCTTGTCACCTTGATTGGTTATTGTACTGATGGAGATCAAAGACTGTTGGTCTACGAGTATATGTCGATGGGAAGCTTGGAAAACCATCTTTTTG gCTTGTCCCCCGAACGACCACCATTGAGTTGGAACACTCGAATCAAGATTGCTCTTGGTGCAGCCCAGGGGCTTGAGTATCTTCACTGCACAGCCAATCCACCAGTCATCTACCGTGACTTGAAATCTGCAAATATTTTGCTGGATGATGACTTCAATCCAAAGCTCTCAGATTTCGGCCTCGCGAAGTTAGGACCGGTTGGTGACAACACTCATGTTTCCACCAGAGTAATGGGAACACAGGGTTATTGTGCTCCGGAGTATGCCATGAGTGGCAAACTCACCCTTAAGTCTGATATTTATTGCTTTGGTGTAGTTCTGTTGGAGATAATTACAGGTAGGAAAGCTATAGACTCCACCAAGAAACCAGGAGAGCAAAATCTGGTTGTTTGG TCTCGCCCTTTCCTAAAAGACCGGAGGAAGTTCATTCAATTGATCGACCCGCTGCTCGAAGGTCGCTACCATCTTCGTTGTGTACATCATGCAATTGCAATTGCTGCAATGTGTCTCCAGGAGCAGCCAACGTTCCGGCCAATTGTCAGTGATATCGTTGTTGCCCTTGAGTACTTGGCTTCTCAGAGTTGCGGATCAGAACAACCGAGGGACGAGGTGCCTAGTCCCTCCAAACCATCTCCTCAAAAGGACAGGCGTTCCCCTGTTCAAGCATCGAGATGTGGAAAGAATTCAAGATTCATGTAA
- the LOC111797510 gene encoding probable serine/threonine-protein kinase PBL21 isoform X2 has product MATRGFKEVNLIGEGGFGRVYKGRLGTGQLVAIKQLDRKGLQGYQEFIVEVLMLSLLDDSNLVTLIGYCTDGDQRLLVYEYMSMGSLENHLFGLSPERPPLSWNTRIKIALGAAQGLEYLHCTANPPVIYRDLKSANILLDDDFNPKLSDFGLAKLGPVGDNTHVSTRVMGTQGYCAPEYAMSGKLTLKSDIYCFGVVLLEIITGRKAIDSTKKPGEQNLVVWSRPFLKDRRKFIQLIDPLLEGRYHLRCVHHAIAIAAMCLQEQPTFRPIVSDIVVALEYLASQSCGSEQPRDEVPSPSKPSPQKDRRSPVQASRCGKNSRFM; this is encoded by the exons ATGGCCACGAGAGGCTTCAAGGAAGTTAACTTGATTGGTGAAGGCGGTTTTGGAAGAGTTTACAAAGGACGATTAGGAACAGGCCAG CTCGTTGCGATTAAACAACTCGACCGTAAAGGTCTTCAGGGATATCAGGAATTCATCGTAGAAGTTCTCATGTTAAGTTTATTAGATGATAGTAATCTTGTCACCTTGATTGGTTATTGTACTGATGGAGATCAAAGACTGTTGGTCTACGAGTATATGTCGATGGGAAGCTTGGAAAACCATCTTTTTG gCTTGTCCCCCGAACGACCACCATTGAGTTGGAACACTCGAATCAAGATTGCTCTTGGTGCAGCCCAGGGGCTTGAGTATCTTCACTGCACAGCCAATCCACCAGTCATCTACCGTGACTTGAAATCTGCAAATATTTTGCTGGATGATGACTTCAATCCAAAGCTCTCAGATTTCGGCCTCGCGAAGTTAGGACCGGTTGGTGACAACACTCATGTTTCCACCAGAGTAATGGGAACACAGGGTTATTGTGCTCCGGAGTATGCCATGAGTGGCAAACTCACCCTTAAGTCTGATATTTATTGCTTTGGTGTAGTTCTGTTGGAGATAATTACAGGTAGGAAAGCTATAGACTCCACCAAGAAACCAGGAGAGCAAAATCTGGTTGTTTGG TCTCGCCCTTTCCTAAAAGACCGGAGGAAGTTCATTCAATTGATCGACCCGCTGCTCGAAGGTCGCTACCATCTTCGTTGTGTACATCATGCAATTGCAATTGCTGCAATGTGTCTCCAGGAGCAGCCAACGTTCCGGCCAATTGTCAGTGATATCGTTGTTGCCCTTGAGTACTTGGCTTCTCAGAGTTGCGGATCAGAACAACCGAGGGACGAGGTGCCTAGTCCCTCCAAACCATCTCCTCAAAAGGACAGGCGTTCCCCTGTTCAAGCATCGAGATGTGGAAAGAATTCAAGATTCATGTAA